The following are encoded in a window of uncultured Ilyobacter sp. genomic DNA:
- a CDS encoding PBP1A family penicillin-binding protein, with amino-acid sequence MKKIFKYLLLLAGGGAALAFALGLILLFSAYKSLPDIEGLVKSYKESTPTIIYDSKGNQVDLITKRRGEPIHISKIPKNMKNAVIAIEDKRFYSHHGFDARRLGKAVLVNLSRGRAAQGGSTITQQLAKNAFLNNEKTLLRKVKEALITLEIEKRYEKDEILEKYLNEIYFGSGSYGIKEASRAIFDKDVSALNLSEVALLAGVPNRPSKYDPRKNLDKAIERGQLVLKLMLKQKFITELEYERAMNHKFVYEKDLKSHGKSKYISVILDKRSKRYFKSPEFTDIVEAELVEMFDEKTVYEGGLKVYTGLDLEMQKIALETFNNYKPFVNDSKLQGALVTIDTETGYVKSIVGGKNFRSGNFNRAIMAKRQPGSAFKPFVYYTALEKGIPMNALRNDSVEKYGNWQPKNYTNTSSGEMTILQAMENSVNTIAVKLLKEVGISNVINNFKKTGVSIEIPRDLSIALGTMSITPIELATSYAPFSNGGYSVQPIFITKITDKKDNVLYEQPVVKKQALDNENISLITHMLKDVVTYGSGSRARVRTLNGESVDQGGKTGTTNDYKSAWFAGVTPEYATTIYIGYDDNTSMPSNASGGSIAAPLWGEYYQTMINRGVYSPGEFEFIKTNLRNKNLVSRTIDLRSGELGSPSREYKRTALFKKGQVPDGFTDNVYWGIKNMFGNNDEPVENKKDEDEEKIKKKKSKPFFRRFF; translated from the coding sequence ATGAAAAAAATATTTAAATATTTACTTTTGCTGGCAGGTGGTGGGGCTGCGTTGGCTTTTGCTCTAGGGCTTATTCTTCTGTTTTCTGCCTATAAAAGTCTTCCGGACATAGAGGGTCTAGTAAAGTCCTACAAGGAGTCGACACCTACCATAATATACGACAGTAAAGGGAATCAGGTTGATCTTATAACTAAACGTAGAGGCGAGCCTATACACATAAGCAAAATTCCCAAAAATATGAAGAATGCTGTTATCGCTATAGAAGATAAGAGATTCTATAGTCATCATGGTTTTGATGCTAGAAGGTTGGGAAAAGCTGTTCTAGTAAACTTATCAAGGGGAAGAGCCGCCCAGGGTGGAAGTACCATTACCCAGCAGCTTGCAAAAAATGCCTTTCTGAATAATGAAAAAACCCTTCTTAGAAAAGTTAAGGAGGCTTTAATAACCCTAGAAATAGAGAAAAGATATGAAAAAGATGAGATTCTCGAAAAATACCTGAATGAGATATATTTTGGTTCTGGATCCTACGGAATAAAAGAGGCTTCAAGGGCTATATTTGATAAAGATGTATCTGCCCTAAACTTGTCAGAAGTGGCTCTACTTGCAGGTGTACCAAACAGACCGTCTAAGTACGATCCTAGAAAAAATTTGGACAAGGCTATAGAAAGGGGACAGTTAGTTTTAAAACTAATGTTGAAACAGAAGTTTATAACAGAACTAGAGTATGAAAGGGCCATGAATCACAAATTTGTTTATGAAAAAGATCTAAAAAGTCATGGAAAGAGTAAATATATATCCGTAATCCTAGATAAAAGAAGCAAAAGGTACTTTAAATCTCCTGAGTTTACAGATATAGTGGAAGCTGAACTTGTGGAGATGTTTGATGAAAAAACAGTATATGAAGGAGGGTTAAAAGTTTATACAGGTCTTGATTTAGAGATGCAGAAAATTGCTCTTGAGACTTTTAATAATTATAAACCTTTTGTAAATGATTCTAAACTTCAAGGAGCACTCGTTACCATAGATACAGAAACTGGCTATGTAAAGAGTATTGTCGGCGGGAAAAATTTCCGATCTGGAAACTTTAACAGGGCAATTATGGCAAAAAGGCAACCGGGTTCTGCATTTAAGCCCTTTGTATATTATACAGCCTTGGAAAAAGGTATACCTATGAATGCCTTGAGAAATGATTCAGTTGAAAAATATGGAAACTGGCAGCCGAAAAACTATACTAATACAAGCTCTGGGGAAATGACTATACTCCAAGCAATGGAAAACTCAGTAAATACAATTGCAGTAAAACTTTTAAAAGAAGTTGGAATTTCAAATGTAATAAATAATTTTAAAAAAACAGGGGTTTCCATAGAAATTCCGAGAGATCTATCTATTGCACTTGGAACGATGAGTATAACCCCTATTGAACTTGCAACCTCTTATGCACCTTTTTCAAATGGAGGGTATTCAGTGCAGCCTATATTTATCACAAAGATCACAGATAAGAAAGATAATGTCCTGTATGAACAACCAGTCGTGAAAAAGCAGGCTTTGGATAATGAAAATATATCACTTATCACCCATATGCTGAAAGATGTGGTAACTTACGGATCTGGAAGCAGGGCAAGGGTAAGAACATTAAATGGTGAATCTGTAGACCAGGGTGGAAAGACTGGAACCACAAACGATTATAAATCAGCTTGGTTTGCAGGAGTAACTCCTGAATACGCCACTACCATATATATAGGGTATGATGACAATACATCTATGCCTTCTAATGCAAGTGGAGGATCTATAGCTGCCCCTCTCTGGGGAGAGTATTATCAAACAATGATAAACAGAGGAGTGTATTCTCCTGGAGAGTTTGAATTTATAAAAACAAACTTAAGAAATAAAAATCTGGTCTCTAGAACTATTGATCTTAGGAGCGGAGAATTGGGGTCGCCTTCTAGAGAATATAAAAGAACGGCTCTCTTTAAGAAGGGTCAGGTTCCTGACGGGTTTACCGATAATGTTTATTGGGGAATTAAAAACATGTTTGGAAATAATGATGAACCGGTGGAAAATAAAAAAGATGAAGATGAAGAGAAAATTAAGAAAAAGAAGTCTAAGCCCTTTTTCAGAAGATTTTTTTAG
- a CDS encoding Gfo/Idh/MocA family oxidoreductase translates to MIRFGIIGTNVITDSFIEAGKKLENFQVAAVYSRTEERALTFARKHDIVHTFTDIGEMASSGEIDAVYVASPNSLHCSQSLELMKAGKHILCEKSMGSSLAEVEEMIKTAQENKVLLMEAMKTTFLPNFKVIEENLPRIGKVRKFYGNYCQYSSRYDKFKNGEILNAFNPRFGGGALMDIGVYLVYADLKLFGKPEEVKCISNILSSGIDGEGGLLLKHKTSTSILSYSKVTDSDSPSEIQGELGNIIIEDISRGGSVKLVLRDGTTEDLTQNQEENLLCYEIDEFISLVMTGKKESKINCHRLALKVAGVLEEARKQSGIIFNAK, encoded by the coding sequence ATGATTAGATTTGGAATAATAGGGACTAATGTTATAACAGATTCGTTTATAGAAGCAGGAAAAAAGCTAGAAAATTTTCAGGTGGCAGCAGTATATTCAAGAACAGAAGAAAGGGCACTTACTTTTGCAAGAAAACATGATATTGTCCATACCTTTACAGATATTGGTGAGATGGCCTCTAGTGGAGAGATAGATGCAGTTTATGTAGCAAGTCCAAATTCTCTTCACTGCAGTCAGTCACTGGAACTCATGAAAGCCGGTAAGCACATTCTGTGTGAGAAATCTATGGGATCATCTCTTGCAGAGGTGGAGGAGATGATAAAAACAGCCCAGGAAAATAAAGTTCTTCTTATGGAGGCGATGAAAACAACTTTTCTCCCAAATTTCAAGGTTATAGAAGAAAATCTACCTAGAATAGGGAAGGTAAGAAAATTCTACGGAAATTACTGTCAGTATTCTTCAAGGTATGATAAATTTAAAAACGGAGAAATTTTAAATGCCTTTAATCCTAGATTTGGAGGCGGAGCCTTGATGGATATAGGGGTATACCTTGTGTATGCTGATCTAAAGCTTTTTGGAAAGCCAGAAGAGGTGAAGTGCATCTCTAATATTCTTTCATCTGGAATTGACGGAGAGGGAGGGCTTCTCCTTAAGCATAAAACCTCCACCTCAATTCTTTCCTATTCAAAAGTTACAGATTCTGATTCCCCTAGTGAGATTCAAGGGGAACTAGGAAATATAATTATAGAGGATATTTCAAGGGGAGGATCTGTAAAACTTGTACTTAGAGATGGTACAACAGAAGATCTCACTCAGAATCAGGAGGAAAATCTTCTTTGTTATGAAATAGATGAGTTCATATCACTTGTTATGACAGGAAAAAAAGAATCTAAAATAAATTGCCACCGTCTTGCTCTCAAAGTGGCAGGCGTTTTAGAAGAAGCAAGGAAACAATCTGGAATAATTTTTAATGCTAAGTAA
- a CDS encoding amino acid permease, which produces MEDKLKGRYGFPVAFSMVVGVVIGIGIFFKAKPVLIASGLNPKIAVSAWILGGTISILSGLTAAEIGAAVPETGGIIAWIRRVYGDKVAFLVGWAQAVIYSPAIVAIIAYYFAFFTTQFLGVEAGPKYMIPLSVGAMTLVFAVNTFTEKAGGMIQTMATGAKIVPLAAITIFGFMSNNNSAGIFYSSPEAVVSKSPFLLLGMALVPVMFAFDGWIYVGTISGDLKNVKKDLPKAIIFGLGFITIMYVALNVGLLKVFSADELVNQGMFGVAQHLFGSYGAKVVFLGIMISSFGGLNGFSLISTRVPYSLAIEGHFPAKDYFSKVEKKSNQPMRSAGLMFILSMSYLITMFITGNPDVFGDIPVAIFWLFYSMVFLGVIILRKREPELERPYRVPLYPVIPILAILGGVSIAIYAAISNPKYMLISLIVTLSGLLFYKK; this is translated from the coding sequence ATGGAAGACAAATTAAAAGGAAGATATGGCTTTCCAGTTGCTTTTTCAATGGTAGTAGGAGTAGTTATCGGTATTGGTATATTTTTCAAGGCAAAACCTGTCTTAATAGCATCGGGGCTCAATCCAAAAATTGCAGTTTCTGCATGGATTTTAGGTGGAACTATCTCTATTCTTTCTGGACTCACAGCGGCAGAGATCGGTGCGGCGGTTCCTGAGACAGGTGGAATCATAGCCTGGATTAGGAGAGTTTATGGAGACAAAGTGGCATTCCTCGTGGGATGGGCTCAGGCTGTTATATACAGCCCTGCAATAGTTGCTATTATAGCTTATTACTTCGCATTCTTTACAACTCAGTTCCTTGGCGTGGAAGCAGGTCCTAAATATATGATCCCTCTTTCTGTAGGAGCCATGACACTGGTTTTTGCCGTAAATACTTTTACAGAAAAAGCAGGAGGTATGATACAGACTATGGCTACAGGAGCCAAAATAGTCCCTCTGGCTGCGATAACCATATTTGGATTCATGTCAAACAACAACAGTGCTGGAATTTTTTATTCATCACCTGAAGCAGTGGTATCAAAGTCACCTTTTCTTCTTTTAGGTATGGCTTTAGTCCCTGTCATGTTTGCTTTTGATGGTTGGATCTATGTAGGGACAATCTCTGGAGATCTTAAAAATGTAAAAAAAGACCTTCCAAAAGCTATTATCTTCGGTCTTGGGTTTATTACAATAATGTATGTAGCATTAAACGTCGGACTTCTGAAAGTCTTCTCTGCAGATGAGCTTGTAAATCAAGGTATGTTTGGAGTAGCCCAGCATCTATTCGGTAGTTACGGTGCTAAAGTTGTATTTCTTGGAATAATGATCTCCTCTTTCGGAGGACTAAACGGTTTCTCCCTTATTTCTACGAGAGTTCCTTACTCTTTGGCTATAGAGGGTCATTTCCCGGCAAAGGATTATTTTTCCAAAGTAGAGAAAAAAAGCAACCAGCCTATGAGATCTGCAGGATTAATGTTTATACTCTCCATGTCTTATTTGATAACTATGTTTATTACTGGAAATCCTGATGTATTCGGAGATATCCCTGTGGCAATATTTTGGTTGTTCTACTCAATGGTCTTTTTAGGGGTAATCATTCTAAGAAAAAGAGAACCTGAGTTAGAAAGACCTTACAGGGTACCCCTATACCCTGTGATTCCTATCCTAGCTATTCTGGGTGGAGTTTCCATTGCAATCTATGCAGCCATAAGTAATCCTAAATATATGCTTATATCTTTGATAGTGACTCTTTCTGGGCTGTTGTTCTATAAGAAATGA
- a CDS encoding sterol desaturase family protein yields MNRGVLLLFVFLIFFTLERFLPQMDNKNRSSKHDGTNIKLGIINTILGRLIAIFTVYAAVAFGEKNKIGLLNIAFLNKNLVLILEILVLDLINYTWHRLLHNINFLRRFHNVHHTDKFLNSTSALRFHILEIFLGNLFRLVPIIILGIGIEAILIYEVILNSSIYFHHSNIRIPITLDLTLSKIIVTPYLHRIHHSIKYKESNSNYSSFLIIWDKLFRSFTPQGEISTPKYGIPGYSEEWSQKLFFLLKQPFLNNDTKSSHK; encoded by the coding sequence TTGAACAGGGGAGTTTTGCTTTTATTTGTATTTCTGATATTTTTTACCTTAGAAAGATTTTTGCCTCAGATGGACAACAAAAATCGTTCTAGCAAACATGATGGGACCAATATAAAACTTGGAATTATAAACACCATTTTAGGGCGCTTGATTGCTATCTTTACCGTCTATGCCGCAGTGGCCTTCGGAGAAAAAAACAAAATCGGACTTTTAAATATTGCTTTTCTAAATAAAAATTTAGTTTTAATTTTAGAAATACTGGTATTAGATCTCATAAATTATACCTGGCACAGGCTTCTTCACAATATTAATTTTTTAAGAAGATTCCATAATGTCCACCATACCGATAAATTTTTAAATTCAACTTCGGCACTTAGATTTCACATTCTAGAAATTTTTTTGGGAAACCTTTTTAGGCTGGTGCCAATAATTATTTTAGGTATAGGGATAGAGGCAATTCTTATATATGAAGTAATACTGAACAGCAGTATCTATTTTCACCACAGTAACATAAGAATCCCTATAACACTTGACTTAACGCTCTCTAAAATCATAGTAACTCCATATCTTCACAGAATACACCATTCCATAAAATACAAAGAAAGCAACTCAAACTACTCATCTTTTCTAATCATATGGGACAAACTTTTTAGGAGTTTTACCCCCCAAGGTGAAATTTCAACCCCAAAATATGGAATACCAGGATACAGTGAAGAATGGTCTCAAAAACTTTTTTTCCTTCTCAAACAACCTTTTCTGAATAATGACACAAAATCGTCACATAAGTAG
- a CDS encoding methyltransferase domain-containing protein, which produces MDTKDKYDKVSKIYDKMEKMMFFNKHRKSLIAFTSGKVLELGVGTGANINYYSKEVSVTGIDFSPKMLAKAKEAIEKNHITNIKLEEMDIQHMSFEDNSFDCAVSTCVFCTVPAPVAGLKEVYRVLKPGGRVFFLEHMRSTNPVINIVLFMMSIMSKFFLGTSMIRKTQENIEKAGFKIVERRDLFFDVLRIIIAEKTI; this is translated from the coding sequence ATGGATACAAAAGATAAATATGACAAAGTATCTAAAATTTATGATAAAATGGAAAAAATGATGTTCTTCAACAAACACAGGAAAAGTCTTATAGCTTTTACATCAGGAAAAGTTCTAGAACTAGGTGTAGGAACAGGTGCAAATATCAACTACTACTCTAAAGAGGTTTCGGTAACAGGTATAGACTTCAGCCCTAAAATGCTAGCAAAAGCAAAGGAAGCAATTGAAAAAAATCATATTACAAATATCAAACTTGAAGAGATGGATATTCAGCATATGAGCTTCGAGGACAATAGTTTTGATTGTGCTGTGTCTACCTGTGTTTTCTGTACTGTCCCTGCTCCTGTGGCTGGACTAAAAGAGGTGTATAGAGTCTTAAAACCTGGAGGAAGGGTTTTCTTTTTAGAGCATATGAGAAGCACAAATCCTGTAATAAACATCGTACTATTTATGATGAGCATCATGTCAAAGTTTTTTTTAGGAACTTCCATGATCAGAAAGACACAGGAAAATATAGAGAAAGCCGGATTTAAAATAGTAGAGAGAAGAGATCTTTTCTTTGACGTATTGAGAATTATAATAGCAGAGAAAACTATTTAA